One Lucilia cuprina isolate Lc7/37 chromosome 4, ASM2204524v1, whole genome shotgun sequence DNA segment encodes these proteins:
- the LOC111678437 gene encoding lectizyme: MTTCIQYIYVLLITTILPMVIVASNSQLLPLRKGGGIVGREGGGLRIQGLAVIANQQRLAYGFLENRIASLETQQTLWSKKFLAKREAEPHSAPYVVSIQLMTPEEGLVHYCAGTVINEHWILTAAHCLTNPQMVANSVIVAGCHDIHSRSESHNVQLRHIDYYVRHELYLGGVNPYDIALIYTKEPLVFDQYVQPVNLPQPDVIPEGYGTLYGWGNVSMTIVPKFPHKLQQANMPILDLELCEEVLAASGMQLHETNLCTGPLTGGVSICTADSGGPLIQTQYDIYGQEQQTIIGIVSWGKMPCGQKNAPSVFVRVSAFTQWIQQIINTATQFE, encoded by the coding sequence ATGACTACTTGtattcaatatatttatgtacttttaataacaacaatattaccAATGGTGATCGTAGCAAGCAATTCACAACTATTGCCATTAAGAAAAGGTGGCGGCATTGTGGGAAGAGAAGGCGGTGGTTTGCGTATACAAGGATTAGCAGTCATTGCCAATCAACAACGTTTAGCTTATGGTTTTTTGGAAAATCGTATAGCTTCACTGGAAACACAACAAACTTTGTGGAGTAAAAAGTTTTTGGCCAAACGAGAAGCAGAACCTCATTCAGCACCCTATGTGGTGTCTATACAACTAATGACTCCCGAGGAGGGTCTAGTGCATTATTGTGCTGGTACTGTTATAAATGAACATTGGATTTTAACTGCAGCCCATTGTTTAACTAATCCTCAAATGGTGGCTAATTCGGTAATAGTGGCCGGTTGTCATGACATTCATTCACGCAGTGAATCTCATAATGTACAACTACGTCATATAGACTATTATGTAAGGCATGAATTATATCTGGGTGGTGTAAATCCTTATGATATTGCTCTTATCTATACCAAAGAACCCTTGGTATTTGATCAATATGTACAGCCGGTAAATTTACCCCAACCAGATGTTATACCCGAAGGTTATGGTACTCTTTATGGTTGGGGTAATGTATCAATGACTATAGTACCAAAATTTCCACATAAATTACAACAGGCAAATATGCCCATATTAGATTTGGAATTATGTGAAGAAGTATTAGCGGCATCGGGTATGCAATTGCatgaaacaaatttatgtaCTGGTCCGCTAACAGGAGGTGTTAGTATATGTACAGCAGATTCTGGAGGTCCATTAATACAAACACAATACGATATCTATGGTCAAGAACAACAGACTATTATAGGTATAGTATCCTGGGGTAAAATGCCCTGTGGACAAAAAAATGCTCCTTCGGTATTTGTTAGAGTATCAGCTTTTACCCAATGGATACAACAAATCATCAATACAGCAAcacaatttgaataa